A stretch of Natronococcus sp. CG52 DNA encodes these proteins:
- a CDS encoding outer membrane protein assembly factor BamB family protein: MTSSRRALLASVGSGTVLLSGCSRFSSTRSREPPEPDEPPESGVDELPDPSRHVHGANGEWSSFGCNAANTRTVADGKAPVDGGSERWRVEASPMARQGLVAAGGRVYLPDGSELSVFDADDGTELWSVENVWEPPLVWEDVVYVSSIDGVHALEAETGDELWKRTVDVPGNATAPAIVGGRNLICAFGERVVALDPEDGSVRWHRDVFGQVLDHAATLGQRWIVVATEAGMVYTLAGNGVAYNRWQLPEPPTAPPSTDGETIYVNCRDGNTYALSDENESMTKFDWTVETGWARGGIAVVDDIVLTAGGRTLRAIDAESGLRYWDHEIGDWDHTAPAYGRETVFVGGDRLWALDLAPEGNPADGPAIRFEREFAGEIVGPGPVLDDGALYVVAQVEDEELVLLALE, translated from the coding sequence ATGACCTCCTCGCGACGAGCCCTCTTGGCGAGCGTCGGTTCCGGGACCGTGCTGCTATCGGGCTGTTCGCGGTTCTCGAGTACGCGGTCTCGAGAGCCTCCCGAACCTGACGAGCCGCCCGAATCGGGCGTCGACGAACTCCCGGATCCGAGCAGACACGTCCACGGTGCAAACGGCGAGTGGTCGAGTTTCGGCTGTAACGCCGCCAACACCCGCACCGTCGCCGACGGGAAGGCACCCGTCGACGGGGGTTCGGAGCGCTGGCGGGTCGAGGCGTCGCCAATGGCGCGCCAGGGACTGGTGGCCGCCGGCGGTCGCGTCTATCTTCCCGACGGCAGCGAACTGTCCGTCTTCGACGCCGACGACGGAACGGAGCTCTGGTCGGTCGAGAACGTGTGGGAACCGCCACTGGTCTGGGAAGACGTCGTCTACGTCTCGAGTATCGACGGAGTCCACGCGCTCGAGGCCGAAACCGGCGACGAACTGTGGAAACGGACGGTCGACGTGCCGGGCAATGCAACGGCGCCGGCGATCGTCGGCGGCCGGAACCTGATCTGTGCGTTCGGAGAACGCGTCGTTGCGCTCGATCCGGAGGACGGCTCGGTTCGCTGGCACCGCGACGTCTTCGGGCAGGTGCTCGATCACGCCGCGACCCTCGGACAGCGCTGGATCGTCGTCGCTACCGAGGCGGGGATGGTCTACACCCTGGCAGGGAACGGGGTCGCGTACAACCGGTGGCAGTTGCCCGAGCCACCGACGGCTCCGCCCAGCACCGACGGCGAGACGATCTACGTGAACTGCAGGGACGGAAATACGTACGCGCTGTCGGACGAGAACGAATCGATGACGAAGTTCGACTGGACGGTAGAGACCGGCTGGGCCAGAGGAGGGATCGCCGTCGTCGACGATATCGTTCTCACTGCGGGTGGCCGTACCCTTCGTGCTATCGACGCCGAGTCGGGCTTGCGCTACTGGGATCACGAGATCGGTGACTGGGACCACACCGCACCCGCGTACGGCCGCGAAACGGTGTTCGTCGGCGGCGACCGCCTCTGGGCGCTGGACCTGGCTCCCGAAGGCAATCCGGCCGACGGCCCCGCGATCCGTTTCGAGCGGGAGTTCGCCGGCGAGATCGTCGGCCCGGGTCCGGTGCTCGACGATGGGGCGCTCTACGTCGTTGCCCAGGTCGAGGACGAGGAACTCGTGCTGCTAGCACTCGAGTGA
- a CDS encoding DUF7344 domain-containing protein, producing the protein MDRATDNPGAVSLDEVFEQLAARRRRYVLYELQDEDHVERPELARRVAARERGCDVDDVASSDLERMEISLHHRELPQLHEAKFLQYDERQGDVSVTQYFDLVEKYLQLAREDERN; encoded by the coding sequence ATGGACAGAGCTACCGATAACCCGGGCGCGGTATCACTCGACGAGGTCTTCGAACAGCTCGCTGCCCGGCGACGACGGTACGTACTCTACGAGCTGCAGGACGAGGATCACGTAGAGCGACCGGAACTCGCCCGTCGAGTTGCCGCCAGGGAACGCGGCTGTGACGTCGACGACGTCGCGTCGAGCGACCTCGAGCGCATGGAAATCTCGCTCCACCATCGCGAACTCCCACAACTGCACGAGGCGAAGTTCCTCCAGTACGACGAGCGCCAGGGTGACGTCTCCGTCACCCAGTACTTCGATCTGGTCGAGAAGTACCTGCAACTCGCCAGGGAGGACGAACGAAATTGA
- a CDS encoding RNA polymerase Rpb4 family protein: protein MTIFKEIVDEEFLTVSETKELLADIEAERALDEDRELRYELARAIEHANRFAVLEPEEAQSLVDDLQDVEKVDEPTAYKIADLLPRDRDELRSVYAQQRYSLSGDELDEILNVVAQYA from the coding sequence ATGACGATCTTCAAAGAGATCGTCGACGAGGAGTTCCTGACGGTTTCGGAAACGAAGGAACTGCTCGCCGACATCGAGGCCGAGCGCGCACTGGACGAGGACCGGGAGCTGCGCTACGAGCTCGCGCGAGCGATCGAACACGCCAACCGATTCGCGGTCCTCGAGCCCGAGGAGGCCCAGTCGCTCGTCGACGACCTGCAGGACGTAGAGAAGGTCGACGAGCCGACGGCGTACAAGATCGCCGATCTCCTGCCGCGTGATCGTGACGAACTCCGGTCCGTGTACGCTCAGCAGCGCTACTCGCTGTCCGGAGACGAACTCGACGAGATTCTCAACGTCGTTGCGCAGTACGCCTGA
- a CDS encoding HemK2/MTQ2 family protein methyltransferase, protein MDLRDRRDIGTDVYQPAEDSQLLAETVCGRLSGDERSETGDERTVLEVGTGSGYVASRIAAETGVRVITTDLNPHAVRQAREKGLETVRADLVSPFTDEAFDAVAFNPPYLPTDPDNEWDDWMERALSGGEDGRAIIDPFLASVDRVLAPDGVVYLLVSSLTDVDAVVERAGEEGFSAAAVADESFPFETLTVLELFR, encoded by the coding sequence GTGGACCTGCGCGATCGACGTGACATCGGGACGGACGTCTACCAGCCGGCCGAGGACTCGCAGTTGCTCGCGGAGACCGTCTGCGGCCGTCTTTCCGGCGACGAAAGAAGCGAGACCGGCGACGAGAGAACCGTCCTCGAGGTCGGGACGGGATCGGGGTACGTCGCCTCCCGGATCGCAGCGGAGACCGGCGTTCGTGTGATCACCACGGATCTGAATCCCCACGCGGTCCGCCAGGCCCGCGAGAAGGGGCTCGAGACCGTCCGTGCGGATCTGGTCTCGCCCTTTACCGACGAAGCGTTCGACGCCGTCGCGTTCAACCCGCCGTACCTGCCGACCGATCCCGACAACGAGTGGGACGACTGGATGGAACGCGCGCTGTCGGGCGGCGAAGACGGGCGAGCGATCATCGACCCCTTCCTCGCGAGCGTCGACCGGGTGCTCGCTCCGGACGGCGTCGTCTACCTGCTCGTCAGTAGCCTCACCGACGTCGACGCGGTGGTCGAACGAGCCGGCGAGGAAGGCTTTAGCGCCGCCGCCGTGGCCGACGAATCGTTCCCGTTCGAGACGCTGACGGTGCTCGAACTGTTCCGCTGA
- a CDS encoding DUF655 domain-containing protein, with product MSEVDSDETDVRRAVVLDYLAHGLSDDRRPQYERSPAGYALDVEDFELYQVAFDDEARLTIGTDIVIEPEAERDVVVECRQVEYEDLTSGAQSELEYVVQDLVEEDEGRFVDFYNDAQPITLRLHQLNLLPGIGKKLRNGILEERKRKPFESFEELSERVSGLHDPDEILVERILEELRDDDLKYRTFVGRRDEQ from the coding sequence ATGAGCGAAGTCGATAGCGACGAGACGGACGTTCGACGCGCGGTCGTGTTGGACTACCTCGCACACGGACTGTCGGACGACAGGCGACCCCAGTACGAACGGTCACCGGCAGGGTACGCACTCGACGTCGAGGACTTCGAGCTCTACCAGGTCGCGTTCGACGACGAGGCGCGGCTCACCATCGGCACCGACATCGTCATCGAGCCGGAAGCCGAGCGGGACGTCGTCGTCGAGTGCCGACAGGTCGAGTACGAGGACCTCACCTCGGGCGCCCAGTCGGAACTCGAGTACGTCGTCCAGGACCTCGTCGAGGAGGACGAAGGGCGGTTCGTCGACTTCTACAACGACGCCCAGCCGATCACGCTGCGACTCCACCAGCTGAACCTCCTGCCCGGGATCGGGAAGAAACTGCGCAACGGCATCCTCGAGGAACGAAAGCGCAAACCCTTCGAGAGCTTCGAGGAGCTGTCCGAACGGGTCTCGGGGCTGCACGATCCGGACGAGATCCTCGTCGAGCGGATTCTCGAGGAACTGCGCGACGACGACCTGAAGTATCGAACGTTCGTCGGCCGACGGGACGAGCAGTAG
- a CDS encoding helix-turn-helix transcriptional regulator: MTVTESSAGSDDYDGQSGPAETDESRQELLTEAVRRSDLLTALQSSPASPSELEQSLDISRSTVHRALKTLKELNLVEKTGGQYELTGVGMFVARETSVYRERVDAAMSLEPFLNLVEVDDIPVEHFADAEVTRPKPRQPHYSVRRIIDLIERSEHLRIFSTIISPFYVDVAHREMLDGMEIQAIFNEGIIDIVLGEYEQEAYEAFETGCFDVYMHANLPFELFLFDDRIGMAAHDQNGIARVFVETQSEEAIDWATDLYERYLEQSTALSPTLE; encoded by the coding sequence ATGACCGTGACCGAGTCCAGCGCCGGATCGGACGATTACGACGGCCAGAGCGGGCCTGCGGAGACCGACGAGAGCCGCCAGGAACTCCTGACCGAGGCCGTTCGTCGATCCGACCTGCTCACCGCGTTACAGTCCTCGCCAGCCAGTCCCAGCGAACTCGAACAGTCGCTAGATATCTCCCGATCGACCGTCCATCGTGCACTCAAGACGCTGAAAGAGTTGAATCTGGTCGAGAAAACCGGCGGACAGTACGAACTCACTGGCGTCGGGATGTTCGTAGCGAGAGAGACGAGCGTCTACCGTGAGCGTGTCGACGCGGCGATGTCGCTCGAGCCGTTCCTCAACCTCGTCGAAGTCGACGACATTCCCGTGGAACACTTCGCCGATGCGGAGGTCACCAGGCCGAAGCCGCGGCAGCCACACTACTCGGTCCGGCGAATCATCGACCTGATCGAGCGCTCGGAGCACCTCCGGATCTTCTCGACGATCATCTCACCGTTCTACGTCGACGTCGCTCACCGGGAGATGCTCGACGGCATGGAGATCCAGGCGATCTTCAACGAAGGGATTATCGACATCGTTCTCGGCGAGTACGAGCAGGAAGCGTACGAGGCGTTCGAAACCGGCTGCTTCGACGTGTACATGCACGCGAACCTTCCGTTCGAGCTCTTTCTCTTCGACGACAGGATCGGCATGGCAGCTCACGACCAGAACGGGATTGCACGCGTCTTCGTGGAGACCCAGTCCGAGGAGGCGATCGACTGGGCGACGGACCTCTACGAGCGGTACCTCGAGCAGTCGACTGCGCTCTCGCCGACGCTCGAGTGA
- a CDS encoding VOC family protein, whose protein sequence is MDPSIDHVPFAFEDLEAISDELDRLGLAPEYGGVHGNGITHMSVLGFDDRSYLELIAERGAGDHEFWPDHIRANAGPAAWCVRVPDVVEECTRMLERGVPVRGPLYGSRERDDGTLVEWDRAEFGTEERRLLFPFAIADRTPLSYRVEPSPSVAGGPLTGIEQVVVAVADLEAAVRTFGDCYRFPSPVRTGVPGFGTVASVPGQPVAFATADDGWIADRLERFPDCPCSCLLGTDDLGAAREAHPLGEPLEWPEGRVAFFDSETLGRRLGVIERS, encoded by the coding sequence ATGGACCCCTCTATCGATCACGTTCCGTTCGCGTTCGAGGACCTCGAGGCGATCAGCGACGAACTCGACCGGCTCGGACTCGCGCCGGAGTACGGCGGCGTCCACGGCAACGGTATCACTCACATGTCCGTCCTCGGATTCGACGACCGGTCGTACCTCGAACTCATCGCCGAGCGCGGAGCGGGCGATCACGAGTTCTGGCCGGACCACATCCGCGCGAACGCGGGCCCGGCGGCGTGGTGCGTTCGCGTGCCCGACGTCGTCGAGGAGTGTACGCGCATGCTCGAGCGCGGCGTTCCGGTTCGCGGACCGCTCTACGGCTCTCGCGAACGCGACGACGGCACGCTCGTCGAGTGGGACAGGGCGGAGTTCGGCACCGAGGAGCGGCGACTCCTGTTCCCGTTCGCCATCGCGGACCGAACGCCGCTCTCGTACCGGGTCGAACCCTCGCCCAGCGTCGCCGGCGGTCCGCTCACCGGAATCGAACAGGTGGTCGTCGCCGTCGCGGACCTCGAGGCAGCCGTCCGAACGTTCGGGGACTGCTACCGGTTCCCGTCACCCGTCCGTACCGGCGTTCCCGGCTTCGGAACCGTCGCCTCGGTCCCCGGTCAACCCGTGGCGTTCGCGACGGCGGACGACGGCTGGATCGCCGACCGTCTCGAGCGGTTCCCCGACTGCCCGTGTAGCTGTCTGCTCGGAACGGACGACCTCGGGGCCGCGCGGGAGGCGCATCCGCTCGGCGAGCCGCTCGAGTGGCCGGAGGGTCGCGTCGCGTTCTTCGACTCCGAAACCCTCGGTCGCCGGCTCGGCGTGATCGAGCGATCCTGA
- a CDS encoding 16S ribosomal RNA methyltransferase A, translating to MRDPDALIARAGVRGDPNRDQHFLVDDRVLDRLPTYLTEIDANTSHLLEIGGGTGALTDRLLSIADEVTVIERDRDLAAFLREEFADEIAAERLTVIEGDALEVELPDFSASVSNLPYGVSSEIAFRLLPEGRPLVLMFQQEFAERMVAEPGTSEYGRLSVSTQHYADVELVESIPKEAFSPAPAVQSAVVRAVPRDPDYEVDDEAFFLRFVKALFTQRRKTIRNAIRNTAHISGLAEPEAVVEAADEDVLRKRADAMAPAEFAALAQLAAEVGERERS from the coding sequence ATGAGAGATCCCGACGCCCTGATCGCCCGCGCCGGCGTTCGCGGCGATCCGAACCGCGACCAGCACTTTCTCGTGGACGACCGCGTGCTCGACCGCTTGCCGACCTACCTGACGGAGATCGACGCCAACACGAGCCACCTGCTCGAGATCGGCGGCGGAACCGGCGCGCTGACGGACCGATTGCTTTCGATCGCCGACGAGGTGACCGTCATCGAGCGGGACCGCGACCTCGCCGCCTTTCTCCGCGAGGAGTTCGCCGACGAGATCGCCGCCGAGCGACTGACGGTGATCGAGGGCGACGCCCTCGAGGTCGAGCTGCCCGACTTCTCGGCGTCGGTGTCGAACCTTCCCTACGGCGTCTCGAGCGAGATTGCGTTCCGCCTGCTTCCAGAAGGGCGCCCGCTCGTGTTGATGTTCCAGCAGGAGTTCGCCGAGCGGATGGTAGCAGAGCCGGGTACCTCGGAGTACGGCCGACTCTCGGTGTCGACCCAGCACTACGCCGACGTCGAACTCGTCGAGTCGATTCCGAAGGAGGCGTTCTCGCCGGCGCCGGCGGTCCAGAGCGCGGTTGTTCGGGCCGTGCCCCGGGACCCGGACTACGAGGTCGACGACGAGGCGTTCTTCCTCCGGTTCGTCAAGGCGCTGTTCACCCAGCGTCGGAAGACGATCCGGAACGCGATCCGGAACACGGCCCACATCTCGGGGCTCGCGGAACCGGAAGCGGTGGTGGAAGCGGCCGACGAGGACGTGCTCCGAAAGCGCGCCGACGCGATGGCGCCGGCCGAGTTCGCCGCGCTGGCACAGCTTGCGGCCGAGGTCGGAGAGCGAGAGCGCAGCTAA
- a CDS encoding 50S ribosomal protein L21e: protein MPNSKGPRQGTRDKLSNTPRDRGASPPQRAIQQYDDGQKVHLKIDPSIQDGRFHPRFDGRTGEVVGKQGKAFKVQIVDGGKEKTLIVTAAHLRAQDQDEVSV from the coding sequence ATGCCCAACTCTAAAGGACCTCGTCAAGGGACCCGGGACAAGCTTTCGAACACACCTCGAGACCGCGGCGCGTCGCCGCCACAGCGAGCGATCCAGCAGTACGACGACGGACAGAAAGTTCACCTGAAGATCGACCCGAGTATCCAGGACGGACGCTTCCACCCGCGCTTCGACGGCCGCACCGGCGAAGTCGTCGGAAAGCAGGGCAAGGCGTTCAAGGTGCAGATCGTCGACGGCGGCAAGGAGAAGACGCTGATCGTCACCGCCGCTCACCTTCGCGCACAGGACCAGGACGAAGTCAGCGTCTGA
- a CDS encoding HalOD1 output domain-containing protein, which translates to MTRPIVGDVGIETIRAVAEISNTDPVDMEPVYNDFDPQLLDSLYESYLNGNLEIDGRIVVTIANHRVTIEGDGTIRIYPPE; encoded by the coding sequence ATGACACGACCAATCGTCGGTGATGTCGGCATCGAAACGATCCGCGCTGTCGCCGAAATCTCGAACACCGATCCGGTCGATATGGAGCCAGTCTACAACGACTTCGATCCCCAGCTACTCGATAGTCTGTACGAAAGCTATCTGAATGGAAACCTCGAAATCGACGGACGAATCGTCGTGACTATTGCGAATCATCGAGTGACCATCGAAGGAGACGGAACGATCAGGATCTACCCGCCCGAGTGA
- a CDS encoding cystathionine gamma-synthase: protein MDDDSGSDDDRFRFETRSIHAGQEPDEETGALMTPIFANSTYEQDAPGEHRGYEYSRTGNPTRTDLEENLASLENGDYGRCFSSGMGSINTVLNLLEAGDHVVTGNDVYGGTHRIFTQVYEDYDVEFSFVDMTDLDEIDAAFRENTELLWLETPTNPLMSIVDIEGAAEIAHANDALCAIDNTFATPYLQRPLELGADVVSHSLTKYLGGHSDVVGGALVTNDEELDERFGFYQNSVGATPGPFESFLVLRGTKTLPVRMDRHCENARAIAEWLDDHPDVDRVHYPGLESHPGHEIAREQMDDFGGMLSFELDASLEEASEVVSSTDVFTLAESLGGVESLIEQPAPMTHAAIPREERVAAGLTDSLIRVSVGIEHEDDLIDDLEQAIESALQ, encoded by the coding sequence ATGGACGACGACAGCGGCAGCGACGACGACCGGTTCCGGTTCGAGACCCGATCGATCCACGCCGGACAGGAGCCCGACGAGGAGACCGGCGCGCTGATGACGCCGATCTTTGCGAACTCCACGTACGAGCAGGACGCCCCCGGCGAGCACCGCGGCTACGAGTACTCGCGGACCGGCAATCCGACCCGAACCGACCTCGAGGAGAACCTCGCGAGCCTCGAGAACGGCGACTACGGCCGCTGTTTCTCGAGCGGCATGGGGTCGATCAACACGGTCCTGAATCTGCTCGAGGCCGGCGATCACGTCGTCACGGGCAATGACGTCTACGGCGGCACCCACCGCATCTTCACGCAGGTCTACGAGGACTACGACGTCGAGTTCTCGTTCGTCGATATGACCGATCTCGATGAGATCGACGCCGCGTTTCGGGAGAACACGGAACTGCTCTGGCTCGAGACGCCGACCAATCCGCTCATGTCGATCGTCGATATCGAAGGCGCCGCCGAGATCGCCCACGCGAACGACGCGCTCTGTGCGATCGACAACACCTTCGCGACGCCGTACCTCCAGCGGCCCCTGGAGTTAGGTGCGGACGTCGTCTCGCACTCGCTGACGAAGTACCTCGGCGGCCACTCCGACGTCGTCGGCGGCGCGCTGGTGACGAACGACGAGGAACTGGACGAGCGCTTCGGCTTCTACCAGAACTCGGTCGGCGCGACCCCCGGCCCCTTCGAGTCTTTCCTCGTCCTCCGGGGGACGAAGACCCTGCCAGTCCGGATGGACCGCCACTGCGAGAACGCCCGTGCGATCGCCGAGTGGCTCGACGATCACCCGGACGTCGACCGGGTCCACTACCCGGGCCTCGAGTCCCACCCCGGCCACGAGATCGCCCGCGAGCAGATGGACGACTTCGGCGGGATGCTCAGCTTCGAACTCGACGCGAGCTTAGAGGAGGCGAGCGAGGTCGTTTCGAGTACGGACGTCTTCACGCTCGCCGAGAGCCTGGGCGGGGTCGAGAGCCTGATCGAGCAGCCGGCGCCGATGACCCACGCGGCGATCCCTCGCGAGGAGCGAGTCGCAGCCGGTCTCACGGACAGCCTCATTCGTGTTAGCGTCGGCATCGAACACGAGGACGACCTGATCGATGACCTCGAGCAGGCAATCGAGTCGGCGCTTCAGTAA
- a CDS encoding mechanosensitive ion channel family protein — protein sequence MTDPLALDWLSETFRTTPLRLAVTFVAVGVLLAVLFSFRRLQEWLNDRMGPLYSDIISTTVLVGTCLSALTVLVGVWSDTEEIRDIYAELDIGSDVVALTIFSCILVLATLIVTRVVQRVIDEVFSSASAVTAHQREVTHRLAQVTIWSVSLIVILGVWIDDLGGLLVGAGFLGIVVGMAARQTLGTVISGFVLMFARPFEIGDWIEVEDDQGIVTDISIVNTRVRSFDGEYVMIPNDVIASGVVTNRSKRGRIRVEIDVGVDYAADVERASELATSVVEDVEESLEAPSPQVISKSFGDSAVLLGVRFWIDKPSARRQAEARTAAINAIKREFEEAGIKIPFPQRELAGREETGGFRISDGRESGTTDPQESSEREERMRPQEGE from the coding sequence ATGACCGACCCGCTGGCGCTCGATTGGCTGTCCGAGACGTTCCGGACGACGCCGCTTCGACTCGCGGTGACGTTCGTAGCCGTCGGTGTACTCCTCGCCGTGCTCTTCTCGTTCCGACGGCTCCAGGAGTGGCTCAACGATCGAATGGGGCCGCTGTACAGCGACATTATCTCGACGACGGTACTGGTCGGGACCTGTCTGAGCGCGCTCACGGTACTCGTTGGCGTCTGGAGCGATACCGAAGAGATCCGGGATATCTACGCGGAGCTCGACATCGGCAGCGACGTCGTCGCGCTCACGATTTTCTCGTGCATCCTCGTCCTCGCGACGCTCATCGTTACCCGGGTCGTCCAGCGCGTAATCGACGAGGTGTTCAGCTCCGCGTCGGCGGTGACGGCCCACCAGCGCGAGGTCACGCACCGACTCGCACAGGTGACCATCTGGTCGGTGTCGCTGATCGTCATCCTCGGCGTCTGGATCGACGATCTCGGCGGGCTCCTCGTCGGGGCCGGCTTCCTGGGAATCGTCGTCGGGATGGCGGCGAGACAGACCCTCGGCACCGTGATCTCGGGCTTCGTCTTGATGTTCGCTCGGCCGTTCGAGATCGGCGACTGGATCGAGGTCGAGGACGACCAGGGGATCGTCACCGACATCTCCATCGTCAACACTCGAGTCCGATCGTTCGACGGCGAGTACGTCATGATCCCCAACGACGTCATCGCCTCGGGCGTCGTGACCAACCGCTCGAAACGCGGTCGAATCCGCGTCGAGATCGACGTCGGCGTCGACTACGCGGCGGACGTCGAACGCGCCAGCGAACTCGCGACTTCGGTCGTCGAGGACGTAGAGGAGTCCCTGGAGGCGCCCTCGCCGCAGGTCATCTCCAAGTCGTTCGGCGACTCCGCGGTTCTGCTCGGGGTGCGGTTCTGGATCGACAAGCCGAGCGCCAGACGCCAGGCGGAGGCCCGAACCGCGGCGATCAACGCGATCAAACGCGAGTTCGAAGAGGCGGGAATCAAGATCCCGTTCCCCCAGCGCGAACTCGCCGGCCGCGAGGAGACCGGCGGGTTCCGGATTTCCGACGGCCGCGAATCGGGAACGACCGATCCGCAGGAATCGAGCGAACGGGAAGAACGGATGCGACCGCAGGAGGGAGAGTAA
- a CDS encoding 5-methyltetrahydropteroyltriglutamate--homocysteine methyltransferase — protein sequence MTEYVSTTPGLFPLPDWAKDDLSDLKGHQKHDLVSGDEGEAITAAYEDAREEVIEVQQEAGLDRVSEGQLRWDDMLAHPLAVHDAVETRGIVRYYDNNNFYREPVVSGDLEFSGDVASELEYASESTDDLQAVLPGPYSLADLATDEHYGDEAEFLSAIADFLEGEVAAFPAHETLFLLEPSLVENAPEDGVDERASEAIDRVASATDADVVVQPYWGALEEKVYAHLLDADIDAVGFDFVANQEDNLYNIQEYGATDDVSLGLADGQNTLVEDPEAIRDRVDWVYEQIPVTDFETVYLTTNTETFYLPYAKFEEKLAVLAEAADLAEVKAA from the coding sequence ATGACCGAATACGTCTCGACCACGCCGGGGCTCTTTCCGCTCCCGGACTGGGCGAAAGACGACCTCTCGGATCTAAAGGGCCACCAGAAACACGACCTCGTCAGCGGTGACGAGGGTGAGGCGATCACCGCCGCGTACGAGGACGCGCGCGAGGAAGTGATCGAGGTACAACAGGAGGCCGGTCTCGACCGGGTCAGCGAGGGACAACTGCGCTGGGACGACATGCTCGCACATCCCCTCGCCGTCCACGACGCCGTCGAAACCCGCGGCATCGTCCGCTACTACGACAACAACAACTTTTACCGGGAGCCGGTCGTCAGCGGCGACCTCGAGTTCTCCGGCGACGTGGCCTCGGAGCTCGAGTATGCGAGCGAGTCCACGGACGATCTGCAGGCGGTTCTCCCCGGTCCGTACTCGCTTGCCGATCTCGCGACCGACGAACACTACGGGGACGAGGCGGAGTTCCTCTCGGCGATCGCCGACTTCCTCGAGGGCGAGGTCGCCGCCTTCCCCGCCCACGAGACGCTGTTCCTGCTCGAGCCCTCGCTCGTCGAGAACGCGCCCGAGGACGGAGTCGACGAACGCGCCAGCGAGGCGATCGACCGGGTCGCGAGCGCGACCGACGCCGACGTCGTCGTCCAGCCCTACTGGGGTGCGCTCGAGGAGAAGGTCTACGCCCACCTGCTCGACGCGGACATCGACGCGGTCGGCTTCGACTTCGTCGCGAACCAGGAGGATAACCTGTACAACATCCAGGAGTACGGCGCGACCGACGACGTCTCGCTCGGCCTCGCCGACGGCCAGAACACGCTCGTCGAGGACCCCGAGGCGATCCGCGACCGCGTCGACTGGGTGTACGAGCAGATCCCCGTCACCGATTTCGAGACGGTCTACCTGACGACCAACACGGAGACGTTCTACCTCCCCTACGCCAAGTTCGAAGAGAAACTCGCCGTCCTCGCCGAGGCCGCGGACCTCGCGGAGGTGAAAGCAGCATGA